The genomic interval CTGTCATAGCAGCATTATACAAATCATTTGCATAAGTCACTCTTAAAATGGTATCAAACATAAGGTCATACCCTCTTATAGCATTGTCACTTGGACTTATGCCGTACATATCCTCATATGTATTCACAAATTTCTTAGCTGTTGCGTACTTATACTCTTTATTAACAGATGGGAAGTGAAATTGTAAATTACGCAAGTGAGTATGTTGTATTTCATCACTATCATAGGCATTACCTTTATTTGTTGTAAATAAAACTACCTTTTTTACTCCAACTTGTGCATTAAGACTAGTAGTTACATTGCTTATGAGTGGAATATCATTACTCTCTAAAATCACCCAGTTTTCTAGTTCGTCAGAAAGCTGTTCTGCTACATCACCTGTATACAGGTAAAGACCTTTTTCTCCACTACGAGGCTCAACAGATTTAGCATTTGGGAAAATAGATTTTATTTTTATACGCGACGCTGTATTTTTAGAATCTGCAATCACAACTATATTTTTTCCTTCTCCCATCATCTTGAGATACGATAACATTTTGTCACGGAGTAAATCTTCATTTGGCTTAGAGATAAATACATTGTCATCTCCCAGTACATTGCTAGATATAGGTGAAATAACAGGAATATTACGATCACTTAATAAAGTCGACACTCTATTAATATTATTCCCTAATAAAGGTCCGATCACGGCTTTTGTGTCTTGAAAGTTATTTGATAAAACGATGCTTTCCACTTTTCGTGCATTTGTAGCAGCACCATCCTTTAAATCATAGGACGTATCATAGGTATCAATAATAGTGGATATACCAGCTTTTTTTGCATCACTCACCGCCATAAGCATACCAGAGTATAGATCTAACGATAATCTCAAAATACGATCATCCTTTAGTAATCGCTCATTTACCTTAGCGCTATCTTGACGTATGCGATCAACACCAAATGGCAACATAATCGCAATTCTTTTTGTAGAGAAATCATTTAAGCTATCTAACAAACTTACCTTTTGACTCTGAGAAATTTCACCCTCCATAGGGTTTTCCATTTCATTATCAACTTGTGGGTTGATTGACCCTGGAGTTCCTTTAGGGACGACTAGCACCATTCCCTCTTTTAAACCATCGTCTAGTGCTGGATTTAAACTAAGTAATTCATCGGCTTCCATTTGAAAAAGTCGCAACAAGCTATAGATGGTATTTCCTTTCTGAACTTCATAAATACCATATTTTTCAGAGTCTATAATTGCACTATTTGAAAAGGATCCTTGAGGTACTTTAATAATCACACCTTCTTGAAGTCCCTCTTTAACTTCGGGATTTAGTGTCTCTAGCTCTGCGATAGAAATACCATATTTACGCGCAATACCATATTTAGTTTCCTTCGCTAAAACCTTATATAAAAGATATCCGTCTGAGGTTATCTCACCTTCTTGTGGGAGTGTCTCAGAGGTTGCTGCTATAACTGCTGCATAATTAATTGGAATTCTGATTTTATCGCCTTTACGTAAAACGCCACTATATAATTGCTTATTATATTTTTTAATTACGTCCTGAGGCACTCCGTATTCTTTAGATATTCCGTATAAGCCTTCCTTACGCTTAACCTTATGAATCTTAAACTTAAGCTCTTTTTCTAGAGGTAACACTTCTTTTTGAGATGAAACAGAGATGGAAGCAGAAGCTGGCAAAATCAGTACTAAGCCTTCATAAATTCCATTTTTTGCATCAGGATTAAGTTTGGTTATATCTGCCTGATCAATATTATATTTTTTAGAAATACTACCAACAGTTTCTCCTTTCTCTACTTGATGAGACACAAATTTTTGATATGACTGTGTCTCTTTTGTTAGAGGAGCTGAACTTGTACACGCTTTCGCGAAAGCGCAACAAAAAATAACAATCCCTATTATTAAATAATTTTTCATATGTTTATTTTATTCCCACTCAATAGTCGCAGGTGGCTTAGAACTGATATCATATACCACTCTATTAACGCCTTTTACCTTATTAATTATATCATTTGAAACTTTTTGTAGAAATTCATACGGTAAATTGACCCAATCTGCCGTCATTCCATCCGTACTTTCTACCGCTCTTAGAGCCACACACTTCTCATAGGTTCGCTCATCCCCCATTACTCCTACAGAGTTTACAGGGAGTAACATTGCGCCAGCTTGCCACACTTTATCATAAAGACCCCAATCTCTTAACCCTTGAATGAAAATATAATCTACTTCTTGTAAAATACGTACTTTTTCAAGTGTAATATCTCCTAAGATTCTAATGGCCAACCCTGGGCCTGGAAAAGGATGTCTCCCTAACAAAGTGGCTGGTAACCCCATACTAGCTCCTACTCTCCTCACTTCATCTTTAAAAAGCATTTTGAGAGGCTCTACAACTTTTAATTTCATATAATCTGGGAGGCCACCTACATTGTGATGTGATTTGATCGTAGCGCTTGGGCCACCAGTGGCGCTTACAGATTCTATCACATCAGGATAAATAGTACCCTGACCTAACCATTTTGCATTTTCTACTAACTTACTTTCATCATCAAAAACTTCTACAAACACACGACCTATAGCCTTACGCTTTGTTTCGGGATCGCTTTCACCTTCCAGAGCTTCCAAGAAGCGTGCCGAAGCATCAACTCCTTTTACATTGAGTCCCATTCCTTCATACTGAAGTAACACCTCTGAAAATTCATTTTTTCTAAGCAGTCCATTATTTACAAAAATGCAATACAGATTCTTTCCTATTGCCTTATGGAGTAAAGTGGCTGCTACAGTACTGTCAACACCACCAGAAAGTCCCAAGATAACTCTATCCTCACCTAGTTGTGCTTTTAAATTTGAAACAGTGGTGTCAACAAAGGCATCTGGTGTCCAAGTTTGTGCCACCCCGGCAATATGTACTAGGAAATTCTCTAAAATCTTTTTCCCGTCTGTAGAGTGATATACTTCTGGGTGAAACTGTATCCCATACGTATCCTCATCTTCTATTTTATAGCCTGCATTTTCTACATCATTTGTTGATGCTATACGAACTGCTTTTCCCGGTAATTCTTTTATGGTATCACTGTGACTCATCCATACTTGACTACTTGGTGAAACCCCTTTAAGAAATGGTTCATCTTGAGCTACAAAGGAAAGATTTGCTCTACCGTATTCACGTGTACTACTCTGCCCCACTTTTCCATCATAAAAATGAGCAAGATATTGAGCCCCGTAGCAAACCCCTAGTAATGGCTTTTTACCTTTTATTTGTGATAAATCTGGATGGGGAGCATCCTCTCCTCGCACAGAGTGTGGTGAACCAGACAGAATTACTGCTTTGTAACTTGATAAATCTTCTGGAGGATTGTTATAGGGCTTAATCTCACAGTAAATGTTTAATTCACGTACTCTACGAGCAATAAGTTGTGTATACTGTGACCCAAAGTCTAGGATAAGGACATTATTTTGCATAGACAAAAATAACAAAGTTTATAGCAGTTATCCTCTTAACAGATTAAGAAAATATGGGATTTTTTTCACATCCTCACAAACTCGATGCTTGACACCTTTTACATCTCTATATCTAGATACACTTGAAATAAGAGGATCTTAAGCAAAACCCTTAAAAGAACTCAAGATGATGTAGTTCATTACATCTATTTGATATAATTAATAGATTTTACAGTGGGTTGATGAGCTACTACTTGTGATAATACAATTTGCGTTTTTGATTCTCCGTAAGTAATTATAACATCAATAAACTCCTCTAGATGCTTTTGATCTCTTAAAACCACCTCCATCACGATATTCTCATTCCCTGTAATTCGGTAGCAGTTTACAACTTCATTCCATTTTTTTACATTCTCAAGAAAAGGTTTCAATTTACCCATAAATGCTCTAATGGTTATAATTGCCTTGAGCTGATACCCGATCAACTCTGGTGCTATTACTGCCCTATAACTCTTTATGATTCCTACATCTTCCATTTTTCGTATGCGCTCTGCTACTGCAGGTGAACTGATACCTACAATTTTCCCAATGGCAGTATTAGATTGTCTTGCATTTTCTTGTAAACATCTCAGAATTCCATTATTAATGTTGTCTACCATAAATTTTAAAGTATTTACTCAAAAATAAATAATTTATAAAGTAAATATGCTTTTGACTTTAAAATTTAAATTGTTTTTTTCATGGGTCGATGTATTTTTAGTTCGTCATGAGATACGAACCATCTTCTACTTTTAAACAAACACCTTGTATACAAAAACTCTCTATTTATAAGAGTGCTATAGAGGTGTTTACACTTTCTCGGAAGCTTAGAAAAAACTATAGTTCTCTATCTCAAACTAAGGAAATAGTGCTTTCTCAATCACTATATGAACAACTGCTCACTACAGCAGTTTCTTTACCATATACAATTGCACAAGCTTCAGTGACAAAAAACTACACTAAAAAAATTCACTTTCAACAGAGAATAGCTGAAAGTCTTCGTTTACTAAACAAAATTTGTAGCGATTTGTCTTCTATATATCAAGGACACAAGTGCGAAGTAAATCATCTAGTAAAAGAAATAAAGCGACTTGAAAGAAGATTTCACTTGTGGTCTATCCAGCATACACAACAGAATTAATGAGCTATTTTGCTAATTTTAAGAAGTATATGTTAAAACTTGTTAAGTAGATGATTTCAAATCAATTATCGGATTAATTTTAATTTACTAATCAATATCTATAAAACAATGAGAGACATTTTATCACTTATTATCGTATTATTAATAATCGGATGGCTTGTAGGCTATTTTGGTTTTGGAGATGCAGTAGGAAGCCTGATCCACATCCTTTTAGTAATTGCTGTAATTGTAATTATTTTCAGACTT from Dokdonia sp. Hel_I_53 carries:
- the guaA gene encoding glutamine-hydrolyzing GMP synthase — encoded protein: MQNNVLILDFGSQYTQLIARRVRELNIYCEIKPYNNPPEDLSSYKAVILSGSPHSVRGEDAPHPDLSQIKGKKPLLGVCYGAQYLAHFYDGKVGQSSTREYGRANLSFVAQDEPFLKGVSPSSQVWMSHSDTIKELPGKAVRIASTNDVENAGYKIEDEDTYGIQFHPEVYHSTDGKKILENFLVHIAGVAQTWTPDAFVDTTVSNLKAQLGEDRVILGLSGGVDSTVAATLLHKAIGKNLYCIFVNNGLLRKNEFSEVLLQYEGMGLNVKGVDASARFLEALEGESDPETKRKAIGRVFVEVFDDESKLVENAKWLGQGTIYPDVIESVSATGGPSATIKSHHNVGGLPDYMKLKVVEPLKMLFKDEVRRVGASMGLPATLLGRHPFPGPGLAIRILGDITLEKVRILQEVDYIFIQGLRDWGLYDKVWQAGAMLLPVNSVGVMGDERTYEKCVALRAVESTDGMTADWVNLPYEFLQKVSNDIINKVKGVNRVVYDISSKPPATIEWE
- a CDS encoding LysM peptidoglycan-binding domain-containing protein, which translates into the protein MKNYLIIGIVIFCCAFAKACTSSAPLTKETQSYQKFVSHQVEKGETVGSISKKYNIDQADITKLNPDAKNGIYEGLVLILPASASISVSSQKEVLPLEKELKFKIHKVKRKEGLYGISKEYGVPQDVIKKYNKQLYSGVLRKGDKIRIPINYAAVIAATSETLPQEGEITSDGYLLYKVLAKETKYGIARKYGISIAELETLNPEVKEGLQEGVIIKVPQGSFSNSAIIDSEKYGIYEVQKGNTIYSLLRLFQMEADELLSLNPALDDGLKEGMVLVVPKGTPGSINPQVDNEMENPMEGEISQSQKVSLLDSLNDFSTKRIAIMLPFGVDRIRQDSAKVNERLLKDDRILRLSLDLYSGMLMAVSDAKKAGISTIIDTYDTSYDLKDGAATNARKVESIVLSNNFQDTKAVIGPLLGNNINRVSTLLSDRNIPVISPISSNVLGDDNVFISKPNEDLLRDKMLSYLKMMGEGKNIVVIADSKNTASRIKIKSIFPNAKSVEPRSGEKGLYLYTGDVAEQLSDELENWVILESNDIPLISNVTTSLNAQVGVKKVVLFTTNKGNAYDSDEIQHTHLRNLQFHFPSVNKEYKYATAKKFVNTYEDMYGISPSDNAIRGYDLMFDTILRVTYANDLYNAAMTGVETDYVENKFRYGRNVKGGFINDAVYLLKYNDDLKLEEVTFLEPVLE
- a CDS encoding Lrp/AsnC family transcriptional regulator, with the translated sequence MVDNINNGILRCLQENARQSNTAIGKIVGISSPAVAERIRKMEDVGIIKSYRAVIAPELIGYQLKAIITIRAFMGKLKPFLENVKKWNEVVNCYRITGNENIVMEVVLRDQKHLEEFIDVIITYGESKTQIVLSQVVAHQPTVKSINYIK
- a CDS encoding lmo0937 family membrane protein, with the translated sequence MRDILSLIIVLLIIGWLVGYFGFGDAVGSLIHILLVIAVIVIIFRLISGRKL